A single region of the Pontibacter kalidii genome encodes:
- the ureA gene encoding urease subunit gamma, whose product MHLNPIEYEKLMLHLAGEVAAKRLKRGVKLNYPESVAYICGILMEEARDGKKTVAELMDYGAKLLNKNQVMEGVPDIIRFVQVEVTFPDGMKLITVDNPIR is encoded by the coding sequence ATGCACTTAAATCCAATAGAATACGAAAAACTAATGCTTCATCTTGCAGGGGAGGTTGCTGCAAAAAGGCTTAAAAGAGGTGTGAAGCTCAACTACCCCGAGTCCGTTGCCTACATCTGTGGCATTTTGATGGAGGAAGCCCGTGACGGGAAGAAAACTGTGGCAGAGCTTATGGACTATGGTGCAAAGCTCTTGAATAAGAACCAGGTAATGGAAGGTGTGCCTGATATCATACGCTTTGTACAGGTAGAGGTCACCTTTCCGGACGGCATGAAACTCATCACGGTTGACAATCCTATCCGCTAG
- the ureB gene encoding urease subunit beta, producing MRPGEYILKKGDIKANENRKIVRVNVANTGDRPVQVGSHYHFFEANRSLEFDRAAALGMRLNIPAGTAVRFEPGEKKAVFLVEYGGNKVIRGFNNLTEGDVSKQEVRNKALERAKEQGFMSAGRSSKSPRKKK from the coding sequence ATGAGACCAGGTGAATATATACTAAAGAAAGGGGATATAAAGGCAAATGAGAATCGTAAAATAGTACGAGTAAACGTAGCCAACACCGGAGACCGACCTGTTCAGGTAGGCTCACATTACCATTTTTTTGAGGCTAACAGGTCGCTTGAGTTTGACCGGGCGGCTGCTTTGGGCATGCGCCTGAACATTCCGGCAGGCACTGCTGTGCGTTTTGAGCCGGGCGAGAAGAAAGCAGTGTTCCTTGTAGAGTATGGAGGTAACAAAGTAATCCGTGGTTTTAATAATCTGACGGAAGGAGATGTATCGAAGCAGGAAGTGAGGAATAAAGCCTTGGAAAGGGCAAAGGAACAAGGATTTATGAGCGCAGGCAGATCTTCTAAATCTCCTAGGAAAAAAAAATAA
- the ureC gene encoding urease subunit alpha, which produces MGNWNRREWIKVVGLSTAGLSLLGFDALGRDSSSVKYIDGELYIPRDRYAALFGPTTGDKVRLADTELFIEIEKDFTVYGEENKFGGGKTIRDGMAQSTSATQDEVLDLVLTNAIILDHWGIVKADIGIKNGKIVGIGKAGNPDTQPGVTKGMIIGAATEVQACAGIIVTAGAIDTHIHFIAPQQIDVALYSGVTTMIGGGTGPTDGTMATTVTPGKWWVERMLEASESIPLNLGFTGKGNTSSFKAAAEPIEAGALGLKLHEDWGSTPSAIDIALQVADKYDVQVTLHADTLNEAGFLENTVKAINGRTIHSYHTEGAGGGHAPDIIEIAMYPNVLPASTNPTKPYTINTVDEHLDMLMAVHHLDKSIPEDVAFAESRIRSSTIAAEDILQDMGVLSIMSSDSQAMGRVAETVLRTWQTAHKMKLQRGPLQEDKGKDNDNYRAKRYVAKYTINPAITHGISQYVGSIEVGKYADLVLWETGLFGVKPEVIFKNGMIVGSRLGDPNGAISLPQPIMYRSMFGYRGKAISQCSFNFVSGISLENGNINRLGLAKGALPVKGCRKVTKKDMIHNNVTPKLEVDPETFEVRADGQVLTCEPLKVVPMAQRYFLF; this is translated from the coding sequence ATGGGAAATTGGAACAGACGCGAATGGATAAAAGTGGTAGGCCTGTCCACAGCCGGGCTTTCACTGCTGGGCTTCGATGCATTGGGAAGAGACTCATCTTCCGTAAAATACATTGACGGTGAACTCTACATTCCTAGAGATCGCTATGCTGCTCTCTTCGGGCCTACCACGGGGGATAAGGTGCGTCTGGCTGATACAGAGCTCTTCATCGAAATTGAGAAGGATTTTACGGTATACGGCGAGGAAAACAAGTTCGGGGGCGGTAAAACCATCCGCGACGGCATGGCCCAGTCCACCTCGGCCACACAGGACGAAGTGCTGGACCTGGTTTTGACCAACGCCATCATACTTGACCACTGGGGCATCGTGAAGGCAGATATCGGCATCAAGAACGGCAAGATCGTCGGTATCGGCAAGGCCGGTAACCCGGACACGCAGCCGGGGGTCACCAAGGGCATGATCATAGGTGCCGCCACGGAGGTGCAGGCCTGTGCCGGCATCATAGTTACAGCAGGCGCCATCGACACCCACATCCACTTTATTGCCCCACAGCAGATAGATGTAGCGCTCTATAGTGGCGTTACGACCATGATCGGTGGCGGCACAGGCCCAACTGACGGTACGATGGCTACTACCGTAACGCCGGGCAAGTGGTGGGTAGAGCGGATGCTGGAGGCCTCAGAGTCAATTCCTTTGAATTTAGGCTTCACGGGTAAAGGCAACACCTCTTCTTTCAAAGCGGCTGCCGAGCCCATTGAGGCCGGCGCGCTAGGCCTGAAACTCCACGAAGACTGGGGTTCCACGCCATCGGCCATCGACATAGCCCTGCAGGTGGCAGACAAGTATGACGTGCAGGTAACACTTCACGCAGACACGCTGAACGAGGCGGGCTTCCTGGAGAATACGGTGAAGGCCATCAATGGCCGGACTATCCACTCTTACCACACGGAGGGCGCCGGTGGCGGCCACGCGCCGGACATCATCGAGATCGCCATGTACCCAAACGTGCTGCCGGCCTCCACTAACCCGACCAAGCCTTATACCATCAACACGGTAGATGAGCATTTGGACATGCTCATGGCGGTTCACCACCTCGACAAGAGCATCCCCGAGGACGTGGCCTTTGCCGAGTCTCGCATCCGTTCTTCAACCATCGCGGCCGAGGATATCCTGCAGGACATGGGCGTGCTCAGTATCATGTCGTCCGACAGCCAGGCCATGGGCCGAGTTGCTGAAACAGTACTGCGAACCTGGCAGACGGCGCATAAGATGAAGCTGCAACGCGGGCCGCTACAGGAGGATAAAGGTAAAGACAACGATAACTACCGCGCGAAACGCTATGTGGCCAAGTACACCATCAACCCAGCGATAACCCATGGAATAAGCCAGTATGTGGGCTCTATAGAAGTAGGCAAGTACGCAGACCTGGTGCTGTGGGAAACGGGCCTGTTTGGTGTGAAGCCGGAGGTGATCTTTAAGAATGGGATGATTGTGGGCTCCCGGTTAGGTGATCCGAACGGAGCCATTTCCCTGCCACAGCCAATCATGTACCGCTCTATGTTCGGTTACCGTGGGAAGGCAATCAGCCAGTGCAGCTTCAACTTCGTTTCCGGCATCTCGCTTGAGAATGGCAACATCAATCGCCTGGGCCTTGCTAAAGGTGCTTTGCCAGTAAAAGGTTGTCGTAAAGTAACGAAGAAAGACATGATCCATAATAATGTAACGCCGAAACTGGAGGTGGATCCGGAGACATTTGAGGTAAGAGCTGATGGCCAGGTGTTGACCTGCGAGCCCCTGAAGGTTGTGCCCATGGCGCAGCGCTACTTCCTATTCTAA
- a CDS encoding urease accessory protein UreE, which translates to MLLVEKTRGNLADASIGDLLIDFLDLDWFDTGKTTLRKRTRAGQEVGIRKDTTPLEDGDILYLDEEQAIVVNILPCECIVFKPGNFKDMGTVCFEIGNKHIPIFINEEAEVLVEFEQPLYRLLERSGYEPRREVRKLLKTHALRVRKHESSYNRKITIK; encoded by the coding sequence ATGCTTTTAGTAGAGAAGACAAGGGGTAACTTGGCAGATGCCTCCATAGGTGACCTGCTGATTGATTTCTTGGATCTTGATTGGTTTGACACGGGCAAAACCACTTTGCGGAAGAGAACCCGGGCAGGCCAGGAGGTAGGCATCCGCAAAGACACGACTCCGCTGGAGGACGGCGACATCCTGTACCTGGACGAGGAGCAGGCGATTGTGGTCAACATCCTGCCCTGCGAGTGCATTGTGTTCAAGCCAGGCAATTTTAAAGATATGGGTACAGTATGCTTTGAGATAGGCAACAAGCACATCCCCATCTTCATCAATGAGGAGGCAGAGGTGCTGGTGGAGTTTGAGCAGCCGCTGTACCGGTTGCTGGAGCGCTCCGGGTATGAGCCGCGGCGGGAGGTAAGAAAGCTGTTAAAAACACATGCGCTGCGCGTGCGCAAGCATGAAAGCAGCTACAACAGAAAAATCACCATCAAATAA